In one window of Janthinobacterium sp. 1_2014MBL_MicDiv DNA:
- the edd gene encoding phosphogluconate dehydratase has protein sequence MALHPVVESVTARIIARSRPSRGAYLAHLDAARIQGVQRGALSCTNLAHGFAAFPANDKLSLKEYKKPSVAIVSSYNDMLSAHQPFEGFPQIIKQAVREVGAVAQFAGGVPAMCDGVTQGQPGMELSLFSRDTIAMSTAVALSHNMFDSALYLGVCDKIVPGLLIGALHFGHLPAVFVPAGPMTSGLSNQEKAKVRQLYAQGKATREDLLEGESKAYHGAGTCTFYGTANSNQMLMEVMGLHLPGAAFITPNTPLRDALTTAAAQRAAGITAQSANYLPVGHIVDEKCIVNAVVGLLATGGSTNHTLHLVAIAKAAGIVIDWNDFNELSAIVPMLTRIYPNGDADVNHFHAAGGTGYLIRELLDAGLLHEDVTTILGKGLRAHCMEPFLGEDGKVFWKDAPATSADDNVLRPASNPFAPDGGMVLVAGNLGRAVMKVSAVKPQHRTVEAPALVFNSQEDFMAAYKAGSLDRDFVAVLRFQGPRANGMPELHALTPALANLQDAGRHVALVTDGRMSGASGKVPAAIHVSPEILAGGPLGLVRDGDIIRLDAFTGVLEALVPADVWHARSLVQADLSPNHIGMGRELFSMFRSTVSAAEEGATTFGLPSPIPTTVALHDADNVGDTVPGSDEDFLARK, from the coding sequence ATGGCGCTGCATCCAGTAGTCGAATCCGTAACAGCGCGCATCATCGCGCGCAGCCGGCCATCGCGCGGCGCCTACCTGGCGCATCTGGATGCGGCCCGCATCCAGGGCGTGCAGCGCGGCGCCCTGTCGTGCACCAACCTGGCGCACGGCTTTGCCGCGTTTCCTGCCAATGACAAGCTGTCGCTGAAGGAATACAAGAAGCCCTCCGTGGCCATCGTGTCCTCGTACAACGACATGCTGTCGGCGCACCAGCCGTTCGAAGGCTTTCCGCAGATCATCAAGCAAGCCGTGCGCGAAGTGGGCGCCGTCGCCCAGTTCGCCGGCGGCGTGCCCGCCATGTGCGATGGCGTGACGCAAGGGCAGCCGGGCATGGAACTGTCGCTGTTCTCGCGCGACACCATCGCCATGTCGACGGCCGTGGCGCTGTCGCACAATATGTTCGACTCGGCCCTGTACCTGGGCGTGTGCGACAAGATCGTGCCGGGCCTGTTGATCGGCGCGCTGCACTTCGGCCATTTGCCGGCCGTCTTCGTGCCGGCCGGTCCGATGACGTCGGGCCTGTCGAACCAGGAAAAAGCCAAGGTGCGCCAGCTGTACGCGCAAGGCAAGGCCACGCGCGAAGACTTGCTCGAAGGCGAATCGAAAGCCTACCATGGCGCCGGCACCTGTACCTTCTACGGTACCGCCAACAGCAACCAGATGCTGATGGAAGTGATGGGCCTGCACTTGCCGGGCGCCGCCTTCATCACGCCGAACACGCCGCTGCGCGATGCGCTGACGACGGCCGCCGCCCAGCGCGCCGCCGGCATCACGGCGCAAAGCGCCAACTACTTGCCAGTCGGCCATATTGTTGACGAGAAATGTATCGTCAACGCCGTCGTCGGCTTGCTGGCCACGGGCGGTTCGACCAACCACACGCTGCACCTGGTGGCCATCGCCAAGGCGGCCGGCATCGTCATCGACTGGAACGATTTCAACGAACTGTCGGCCATCGTGCCGATGCTCACGCGCATCTACCCGAACGGCGACGCCGACGTGAACCATTTCCACGCGGCCGGCGGCACCGGTTATCTGATCCGCGAACTGCTGGACGCGGGCCTGCTGCACGAAGACGTCACCACGATTCTGGGCAAGGGCCTGCGCGCGCACTGCATGGAGCCGTTCCTCGGCGAAGACGGCAAGGTCTTCTGGAAAGATGCGCCGGCCACCAGCGCCGACGACAACGTGCTGCGCCCGGCGTCGAATCCGTTCGCGCCGGACGGCGGCATGGTCCTGGTCGCGGGCAACCTGGGCCGCGCCGTGATGAAGGTCTCGGCCGTCAAGCCGCAGCACCGCACGGTGGAAGCGCCGGCGCTGGTGTTCAACTCGCAGGAAGATTTCATGGCCGCCTACAAGGCGGGATCGCTGGACCGCGATTTCGTCGCCGTGCTGCGCTTCCAGGGCCCGCGCGCCAACGGCATGCCGGAACTGCATGCGCTGACGCCGGCGCTGGCCAACCTGCAGGATGCGGGCCGCCACGTGGCGCTGGTCACCGACGGCCGCATGTCGGGCGCGTCGGGCAAGGTGCCGGCGGCCATCCACGTGTCGCCGGAAATCCTCGCCGGCGGCCCGCTGGGCCTGGTGCGCGACGGCGACATCATCCGCCTCGACGCGTTCACCGGCGTACTCGAGGCGCTGGTGCCGGCCGACGTCTGGCACGCCCGTTCGCTGGTGCAGGCCGACCTGTCGCCGAACCACATCGGCATGGGCCGCGAGCTGTTTTCCATGTTCCGTTCCACCGTCAGCGCGGCGGAAGAAGGTGCGACCACCTTCGGCCTGCCGTCGCCGATTCCCACCACCGTCGCCTTGCACGACGCCGACAATGTCGGCGATACCGTACCGGGTTCCGATGAAGACTTTTTGGCTAGGAAATAA
- the eda gene encoding bifunctional 4-hydroxy-2-oxoglutarate aldolase/2-dehydro-3-deoxy-phosphogluconate aldolase, protein MTMTLLEIMRTSSVIPVIAIDDPDHAVPLARALVAGGIRVLEVTLRTKHGLEAIRAMSAVPGAIVGVGTLTRPEEFVQARDAGAVFGVSPGLTSALVAAAKSSGLPLLPGVMTPGEVMAARENGFQQLKLFPAVPAGGIGMLNAIYGPLPDVTFCPTGGISQETASQFLACKNVACVGGSWLTPKDAIAAGNWDRITEIAKAASGLRSA, encoded by the coding sequence ATGACCATGACACTACTGGAAATTATGCGCACCTCGAGCGTGATCCCCGTGATCGCGATCGACGACCCTGACCACGCCGTACCGCTGGCGCGCGCGCTGGTGGCGGGCGGCATCCGCGTGCTGGAAGTGACCCTGCGCACGAAACACGGCCTGGAAGCGATCCGCGCCATGTCGGCCGTGCCGGGCGCCATCGTCGGCGTGGGTACGCTGACCCGTCCCGAGGAATTCGTCCAGGCGCGCGATGCGGGCGCCGTCTTCGGCGTCTCGCCTGGCCTGACGTCGGCCCTGGTGGCGGCGGCGAAAAGCAGCGGCCTGCCCCTGCTGCCGGGCGTGATGACGCCGGGCGAAGTGATGGCGGCGCGTGAAAACGGCTTCCAGCAACTGAAGCTGTTCCCGGCCGTGCCGGCCGGCGGCATCGGCATGCTCAACGCCATCTACGGCCCGCTGCCGGACGTGACGTTCTGCCCGACGGGCGGCATTTCGCAAGAGACGGCATCGCAATTCCTGGCATGCAAAAACGTCGCCTGCGTGGGCGGTTCGTGGCTGACGCCGAAAGACGCGATCGCGGCCGGCAACTGGGACCGCATCACGGAGATCGCCAAGGCGGCCAGCGGTTTGCGATCCGCGTAA
- a CDS encoding LytR C-terminal domain-containing protein, producing MSQHTTLMFMFACAGLLPACASLPDTASQARHGAPPQARVDDSPATRASAYCKLGKRMQELGDPRAALAAYGEALLLAPASPDARNGAAVLHAQLGELDTARAMLQALVLETPTARTYNNLGYVLYLQEDYAQAAGVLRQSLQLDNSQQPARANLDLAIAALARSVATVDTATDVQPDLAPTPPLVAAAPPTRLQLTQLQPNVFALSWRDAPVAMPAVFAALPAPARQKQTAPLPRLEVINGHGETGLAARMRGMLGGMGIGVLRLGNQRPYGVQASSIVYRPGHAEAAATLARALGGMPQLQAASDGGIGTGADLRLLLGKDALASLPAPAVLLASNTAP from the coding sequence ATGTCCCAGCACACCACCCTGATGTTCATGTTCGCCTGCGCCGGCCTGCTGCCCGCCTGCGCCAGCCTGCCCGATACGGCCAGCCAGGCCCGCCACGGCGCGCCGCCGCAGGCGCGCGTCGACGACAGCCCCGCCACGCGGGCCAGCGCCTACTGCAAGCTGGGCAAGCGCATGCAGGAACTGGGCGACCCGCGCGCGGCGCTGGCCGCCTATGGCGAAGCCCTGCTGCTGGCGCCCGCCTCGCCCGACGCGCGCAATGGCGCCGCCGTGCTGCACGCGCAGCTGGGCGAGCTGGACACGGCACGCGCCATGCTGCAGGCACTGGTTCTGGAAACGCCCACGGCCAGGACCTACAACAACCTCGGCTACGTGCTGTACCTGCAGGAAGATTACGCCCAGGCGGCGGGCGTGCTGCGCCAGTCGCTGCAGCTCGACAACAGCCAGCAGCCGGCGCGCGCCAACCTGGACCTGGCCATCGCGGCGCTGGCGCGCAGCGTGGCCACGGTCGATACCGCCACGGACGTCCAGCCCGACCTGGCACCGACGCCGCCGCTGGTCGCAGCCGCGCCGCCGACGCGCTTGCAGCTGACCCAGTTGCAGCCGAATGTCTTTGCGCTGAGCTGGCGCGATGCGCCCGTGGCGATGCCAGCCGTGTTTGCGGCCTTGCCCGCTCCGGCCAGGCAGAAGCAGACGGCGCCGCTGCCGCGGCTGGAAGTAATCAATGGTCATGGCGAAACGGGGCTGGCGGCGCGCATGCGCGGCATGCTGGGCGGCATGGGCATCGGCGTGCTGCGGCTGGGCAACCAGCGGCCGTATGGCGTGCAGGCCAGCAGCATCGTCTACCGGCCCGGCCATGCCGAGGCGGCGGCCACCCTGGCCAGGGCGCTGGGCGGCATGCCGCAGTTGCAGGCCGCCAGCGACGGCGGCATCGGCACGGGCGCCGACCTGCGTTTATTGCTGGGCAAGGATGCGCTCGCCAGCCTGCCCGCACCTGCCGTCCTGCTGGCGTCGAACACGGCGCCGTGA
- a CDS encoding type II secretion system F family protein: MNPVHIAFLALLFIAVFGTALVALRSFSPDPLRQRLDKAAGKSAAQAGAPAPNPWLARMVRLSGPLAKLSIPDQGWENSVMRRRFMNAGLRQASTPILFFSAKTMLAIGLPLLLFLFLSASGHQMAGKAILFWLLTVAAFGYYLPNFVLQQMIKRRQREIFESFPDALDLMTVCVEAGLAMDAALARVAAEIALKSRVLAEELHLVMLELRAGNTKERALRNLALRTGVEDVDALVAMLIQAERFGTSIAASLRVQSDQLRTKRRQRAEEEAAKIALKLLFPLIFFIFPSLLVVLMGPAFLQIYRVLLPSMSGGS, encoded by the coding sequence ATGAATCCCGTCCATATTGCCTTCCTCGCCCTGCTCTTCATCGCCGTCTTCGGCACGGCGCTGGTCGCCCTGCGCAGCTTCTCGCCGGATCCGCTGCGCCAGCGCCTCGACAAGGCCGCCGGCAAGAGCGCCGCGCAAGCGGGTGCGCCCGCGCCCAATCCCTGGCTGGCGCGCATGGTGCGCCTGAGCGGACCGCTGGCCAAGCTGTCGATTCCCGACCAGGGCTGGGAAAATTCCGTGATGCGCCGGCGCTTCATGAACGCCGGCCTGCGCCAGGCATCGACGCCCATCCTGTTCTTTTCCGCCAAGACCATGCTGGCCATCGGCCTGCCGCTGCTGCTGTTCCTGTTCCTGAGCGCATCGGGCCACCAGATGGCCGGCAAGGCCATCCTGTTCTGGCTGCTGACGGTGGCCGCCTTCGGCTACTACCTGCCCAACTTCGTGCTGCAGCAGATGATCAAGCGGCGCCAGCGCGAAATCTTCGAAAGCTTTCCCGATGCCCTCGACCTGATGACGGTCTGCGTGGAAGCGGGGCTGGCCATGGATGCGGCCCTGGCCAGGGTGGCTGCGGAAATCGCCCTGAAAAGCCGTGTGCTGGCCGAGGAATTGCACCTGGTGATGCTCGAGCTGCGCGCCGGCAATACCAAGGAGCGGGCCTTGCGCAACCTGGCCCTGCGCACGGGGGTCGAGGATGTCGATGCGCTGGTGGCCATGCTGATCCAGGCCGAGCGCTTCGGCACCAGCATCGCCGCCTCGCTGCGCGTGCAGTCCGACCAGCTGCGCACCAAGCGCCGCCAGCGCGCCGAGGAAGAGGCGGCGAAGATCGCCCTCAAGCTGCTGTTCCCGCTGATCTTTTTCATCTTCCCTTCGCTGCTGGTCGTCCTGATGGGGCCAGCCTTCCTGCAAATCTACCGCGTGCTCCTGCCCAGCATGAGCGGCGGCAGCTGA
- a CDS encoding type II secretion system F family protein, which translates to MDYLYYVFAILTFIAVVLLIEGLYLAWNASRGPEAERVARRLRIMSAGAHGETGSSMIRKRLLSETPALQRLLLSVPRVHALDRLLEQSGLTWSVASFAGMMLAVGTAALLLFSYFSVPWALRLPLVAVAALLPLPLVLRAKAKRLQRIEQQLPDALDLMARALRAGHAFPTALKMVGDEMNAPLATEFRATFDEVNFGIAMQDALMNLATRVPSTDLRYFVIAVLIQRETGGNLSELLDSISRIIRERIKLLGQVRVLSAEGKLSAWILSLLPFGAAAMIQLTNPQFLEMLFVDPGGRKMLVGALLLMVCGVFVMRNIIRIRV; encoded by the coding sequence ATGGACTATCTCTACTATGTATTCGCGATCCTCACCTTCATCGCCGTGGTGCTGCTGATCGAAGGCCTGTACCTGGCGTGGAATGCCTCGCGCGGTCCGGAAGCGGAAAGGGTGGCGCGCCGCCTGCGCATCATGTCGGCCGGCGCGCACGGCGAGACGGGCAGTTCGATGATCAGGAAACGCCTGCTGAGCGAAACGCCGGCCCTGCAGCGCCTGCTGCTCAGCGTGCCGCGCGTGCATGCGCTCGACCGCCTGCTGGAACAGTCGGGCCTGACCTGGAGCGTGGCCAGCTTCGCCGGCATGATGCTGGCGGTGGGCACGGCGGCGCTGCTGCTGTTCAGTTACTTCAGCGTGCCGTGGGCGCTGCGTTTGCCCCTGGTGGCCGTCGCGGCCCTGCTGCCGCTGCCGCTGGTCCTGCGCGCCAAGGCCAAACGCCTGCAGCGCATCGAGCAGCAATTGCCCGATGCGCTAGACCTGATGGCGCGCGCCCTGCGCGCCGGCCACGCCTTCCCCACCGCCCTGAAAATGGTCGGCGACGAAATGAACGCGCCGCTGGCCACCGAATTTCGCGCCACCTTCGATGAAGTCAATTTCGGCATCGCCATGCAGGACGCCCTGATGAACCTGGCCACGCGCGTGCCCAGCACCGACTTGCGCTATTTCGTGATCGCCGTGCTGATCCAGCGCGAGACGGGCGGCAACCTGTCGGAACTGCTCGACAGCATCAGCCGCATCATCCGCGAACGCATCAAGCTGCTGGGGCAGGTGCGCGTGCTGTCGGCCGAAGGCAAGCTGTCGGCCTGGATCCTGTCGCTGCTGCCGTTCGGCGCGGCGGCCATGATTCAGCTGACCAATCCGCAGTTCCTGGAAATGCTGTTTGTCGATCCGGGCGGCCGCAAGATGCTGGTCGGCGCCCTGCTGCTGATGGTCTGTGGCGTCTTTGTCATGCGCAACATCATCCGCATCCGCGTCTGA
- a CDS encoding CpaF family protein codes for MTAEKLTLRDRLGYAQDDASSNDGAAHQGVSNQSYQQLKHRTHQALLDRVDLEGMQRLSREQIREELKILVSDVLTEDNVVINELERRSLIRDIQDEVLGFGPLEPLLADPSVSDILVNTYRQVYVERHGRLELSDICFTDDAHLMKIIDKIVSRVGRRIDESSPMVDARLPDGSRVNAIIPPLAIDGPVMSIRRFSAQPLRLADLMLKHSLTEEMSTTLQALGKAKVNILISGGTGSGKTTMLNAISGFISTAERVVTIEDAAELQMQQPHVVRLETRPPNIEGKGEVTQRALVRNALRMRPDRIILGEVRGAEALDMLQAMNTGHEGSMATIHANTPRDALTRLENMISMASASLPVKAMRQQISSAISVVVQVARLTDGKRKIISIQEITGMEGEMITMQEIFTFRQTGIGEDGSVQGHFHASGVRPRFLERLRAFGISLPETLFDPARQYH; via the coding sequence ATGACTGCCGAAAAACTCACCCTGCGGGACCGCCTGGGCTATGCCCAGGATGACGCCAGCTCGAACGACGGCGCCGCGCACCAGGGCGTATCGAACCAGAGCTACCAGCAATTGAAGCACCGCACCCACCAGGCGCTGCTCGACCGGGTCGACCTGGAAGGCATGCAGCGCCTGTCGCGCGAGCAGATACGCGAAGAGCTGAAGATCCTCGTCAGCGACGTGCTCACGGAAGACAATGTGGTGATCAACGAACTGGAACGCCGCTCGCTGATCCGCGACATCCAGGATGAAGTGCTGGGCTTCGGCCCGCTCGAGCCGCTGCTGGCCGATCCCAGCGTGTCCGACATCCTCGTCAACACCTACCGCCAGGTGTACGTCGAGCGCCATGGCCGCCTCGAGCTGAGCGACATCTGCTTCACCGACGATGCGCACCTGATGAAGATCATCGACAAGATCGTCTCGCGCGTGGGCCGGCGCATCGACGAATCGAGTCCCATGGTCGATGCGCGCCTGCCCGACGGTTCGCGCGTCAACGCCATCATCCCGCCGCTGGCCATCGACGGTCCCGTGATGTCGATCCGGCGCTTCTCCGCGCAGCCGCTGCGCCTGGCCGACCTGATGCTGAAGCACAGCCTGACCGAGGAAATGAGCACCACCCTGCAGGCGCTGGGCAAGGCCAAGGTCAACATCCTGATCTCGGGCGGCACGGGCAGCGGCAAGACCACCATGCTCAACGCGATTTCCGGCTTCATCAGCACGGCCGAGCGCGTCGTTACCATCGAGGATGCGGCCGAACTGCAGATGCAGCAGCCGCACGTGGTGCGCCTGGAAACGCGGCCACCGAACATCGAGGGCAAGGGAGAAGTGACGCAACGGGCCCTGGTGCGCAACGCGCTGCGCATGCGCCCCGACCGCATCATCCTGGGCGAGGTGCGCGGCGCCGAGGCGCTCGACATGCTGCAGGCGATGAACACGGGCCATGAAGGCTCGATGGCCACCATCCACGCGAATACCCCGCGCGACGCGCTGACGCGGCTCGAGAACATGATCAGCATGGCCTCCGCGTCGCTGCCCGTGAAAGCCATGCGCCAGCAAATCAGTTCGGCCATCAGCGTCGTGGTGCAGGTGGCGCGCCTGACGGACGGCAAGCGCAAGATCATCTCGATCCAGGAAATCACCGGCATGGAAGGCGAGATGATCACCATGCAGGAAATCTTCACCTTCCGCCAGACGGGCATCGGCGAGGATGGCAGCGTGCAGGGCCATTTCCATGCCAGCGGCGTGCGCCCGCGTTTCCTGGAACGCCTGCGCGCCTTCGGCATCAGCCTGCCCGAAACCCTGTTCGATCCCGCCCGCCAGTACCATTAA
- a CDS encoding AAA family ATPase, translating to MNIVIVSKNEAQLKRLTRLLRERSAADRVSLLASTPEMFDNGATPDLLLLEQEHLGEEELDLLERLGSRYPNLAIIVQCPLQNPQFLLRAMRAGVREVLPPDDDAALGAALRRIEDKLQKQVTRKGQVLAFVSCKGGSGATFIAANLGYALAAGEQRKVALLDLNLQFGDAALFVSDHKPATTLSQLAQQIVRLDASLLTASMIQITPTYSVLAAADDPAHAADIEADHIDRLLTLARSQYDYIVLDVGRGLDAVSVRALDRADLIFPVLQATLPYVRDGKRLLDVFRGLGYRDDKVRLILNRYASSDNIRVADLEAAYGKHVYKSIPNHYEAVAASVSQGVPILKLASHNPVSRALQELAASLAGETPPAAPGWVARLLARA from the coding sequence GTGAATATCGTCATCGTCTCGAAGAATGAAGCCCAGCTCAAACGGCTGACGCGCTTGCTGCGCGAACGCAGCGCGGCCGACCGCGTGTCGCTGCTGGCGAGCACGCCGGAGATGTTCGACAACGGCGCCACGCCCGACCTGCTGCTGCTGGAACAGGAGCATCTGGGCGAAGAGGAGCTGGACCTGCTGGAGCGGCTGGGCAGCCGCTACCCGAACCTGGCCATCATCGTCCAATGTCCGCTGCAAAATCCGCAGTTCCTGCTGCGCGCCATGCGCGCCGGCGTGCGCGAGGTGCTGCCGCCCGACGACGACGCGGCGCTCGGCGCGGCGCTGCGCCGCATCGAGGACAAACTGCAGAAACAGGTGACGCGCAAGGGCCAGGTGCTGGCCTTCGTCTCGTGCAAGGGCGGCAGCGGCGCCACCTTCATCGCCGCCAACCTCGGTTATGCGCTGGCGGCCGGCGAACAGCGCAAGGTCGCGCTGCTCGACCTGAACCTGCAATTCGGCGACGCCGCCCTGTTCGTCTCGGATCACAAGCCCGCCACCACGCTGTCGCAGCTGGCGCAGCAGATCGTGCGCCTCGACGCCTCGCTGCTGACGGCCAGCATGATCCAGATCACGCCCACCTACAGCGTGCTGGCCGCCGCCGACGACCCCGCCCATGCGGCCGACATCGAGGCCGACCACATCGACCGCCTGCTGACCCTGGCGCGCAGCCAGTACGATTACATCGTGCTCGACGTGGGACGCGGCCTCGATGCCGTCAGCGTGCGCGCGCTGGACCGGGCCGACCTGATCTTTCCCGTGCTGCAAGCCACCTTGCCCTATGTCCGCGACGGCAAGCGCCTGCTCGACGTATTCCGCGGCCTCGGCTACCGCGACGACAAGGTGCGCCTGATCCTGAACCGCTATGCCAGCAGCGACAACATCCGCGTGGCCGACCTCGAGGCGGCGTACGGCAAGCACGTCTACAAGTCCATTCCCAACCATTACGAGGCGGTGGCGGCGTCGGTCAGCCAGGGCGTGCCCATCCTCAAGCTGGCATCGCACAATCCCGTCTCGCGCGCCTTGCAGGAACTGGCCGCCAGCCTGGCCGGCGAGACCCCGCCAGCGGCGCCAGGCTGGGTTGCACGCCTGCTGGCGCGCGCCTGA
- a CDS encoding TadE/TadG family type IV pilus assembly protein, whose product MRPPLSSPVPARGQRGAAAVEFALVALLFFTLLFGVLEFGRLLYLYNTVQEVSRRAAREAVVRWIDQADAVKTLALFGGTALPAAPEVTAANISIRYLNKAGTEVTVPPLDPGDNLSACGDNTRTASCIDSVRVSIDNVTYTPMVSLFGFLNIALPSSVVVMHAESLGFQIN is encoded by the coding sequence ATGCGCCCGCCCCTCTCATCGCCAGTGCCGGCCCGCGGACAGCGCGGCGCCGCCGCCGTCGAATTCGCCCTGGTGGCGCTGCTGTTTTTCACCCTGCTGTTCGGCGTACTGGAATTCGGCCGCCTGCTGTACCTGTACAACACGGTGCAGGAAGTGAGCCGCCGCGCGGCGCGCGAGGCGGTCGTGCGCTGGATCGACCAGGCCGATGCCGTCAAGACGCTGGCCCTGTTCGGCGGCACGGCCCTGCCGGCCGCGCCCGAAGTCACGGCCGCCAACATCAGCATCCGCTACCTGAACAAGGCCGGCACCGAAGTGACCGTGCCGCCGCTCGACCCGGGCGACAACCTGTCGGCCTGCGGCGACAACACGCGCACGGCCAGCTGCATCGACAGCGTACGCGTCTCGATCGACAACGTGACCTATACGCCGATGGTCAGCCTGTTCGGTTTTCTCAATATCGCCTTGCCCTCGTCGGTCGTGGTCATGCATGCCGAAAGCCTGGGTTTCCAGATCAACTGA
- a CDS encoding TadE/TadG family type IV pilus assembly protein — MRTHSCSSSQRGGAAVEFGIVLALLVTLLAGIFGFGRAFWYYDALTKATRDAARTMSVNAKASIASQGVPAARQTVVDAATSAGIDNFSSANVSVSCLDKNLNDSSCTDGTAPGAIRVEIVNYTLSVGQYLPFVIGSATSYSTPLAPRTTMRYML; from the coding sequence ATGCGTACCCACTCCTGCTCTTCCAGCCAGCGCGGCGGCGCCGCCGTCGAGTTCGGCATCGTGCTGGCCCTGCTGGTCACCCTGCTGGCCGGCATCTTCGGCTTCGGCCGCGCCTTCTGGTACTACGACGCGCTGACCAAGGCCACGCGCGATGCGGCCCGCACGATGTCCGTCAATGCCAAGGCCAGCATCGCCTCGCAGGGCGTGCCTGCCGCCAGGCAAACGGTGGTCGATGCGGCCACCAGCGCCGGCATCGACAACTTCAGCAGCGCCAACGTGAGCGTAAGCTGCCTCGACAAGAACCTGAACGACAGCAGCTGCACCGATGGCACGGCGCCGGGGGCGATCCGCGTCGAAATCGTCAACTACACGCTGTCGGTGGGCCAGTACCTGCCGTTCGTGATCGGCTCGGCCACCAGCTACAGCACGCCGCTCGCGCCCCGCACCACCATGCGCTACATGCTGTAA
- a CDS encoding TadE/TadG family type IV pilus assembly protein: MKTAYRRHDREQGAIAIVLGLTLVILFAMGGLVLDLGHLYIAKAELQNGADSAALGGAVELNESAAGIDNAQSQAIALALKNRYDFSTSLVITAANISFGPGPDGPWLPAASARTNPQGQTFIRVDTGSKTFATYLMGIAGIASTSTSGVAVAGRFVNDVTPIGVCAVDPANKTAQYTYPAAPAGSGLTELLEFGFRRGVTYNLFGLNPLGGSSDPYLINPVDAPPGACDASHSSANSTAPFMCTGSSAVVSSGSGKVYTNTGLSATKLATALNSRFDVYGGASVCDPVTAPPDVNIKEYPCKGSSPCVASAANSPPTNWMEPGASNLPSVQSVALNAAKKPNYQLPSAGPVPAPSATFAQFAGYGVLWSYGPAYQANGATPAKAGTPYTVQNANANPMYSTAKANYFDTGTYPASADASFPVGTPPSPYNQSSGPTFQAPSASHPGQRNRRILNVVLVDCRTAPVGPASCGAMDAVGIGKFFMTTKADFSGGARLDVEFAGLIEPVPNSEIKLYK; this comes from the coding sequence ATGAAAACAGCATACCGCAGGCACGACAGGGAACAGGGTGCGATCGCCATCGTGCTCGGACTGACCCTGGTGATCCTGTTTGCCATGGGCGGCCTGGTGCTGGACCTGGGCCACCTGTACATCGCCAAGGCGGAACTGCAAAATGGCGCCGACAGCGCGGCCCTGGGCGGCGCCGTGGAACTCAATGAAAGCGCGGCAGGCATCGACAATGCGCAGTCCCAGGCCATCGCCCTGGCGCTGAAAAACCGCTACGACTTTTCCACGTCGCTGGTCATCACCGCCGCCAACATCAGTTTCGGCCCCGGACCGGACGGTCCCTGGTTGCCCGCCGCCAGCGCCCGCACCAACCCGCAAGGCCAGACCTTCATTCGCGTCGACACGGGCAGCAAGACCTTCGCCACCTATCTGATGGGCATTGCCGGCATCGCCAGCACCAGCACCTCGGGCGTGGCGGTGGCGGGCCGCTTCGTCAACGACGTCACGCCGATCGGCGTGTGCGCCGTCGATCCCGCCAACAAGACGGCGCAATACACGTATCCGGCGGCGCCCGCCGGCAGCGGCCTGACGGAGTTGCTGGAATTCGGCTTCCGCCGCGGCGTCACCTACAATCTGTTCGGGCTCAATCCGCTGGGCGGCTCATCCGACCCTTACCTGATCAATCCTGTCGACGCCCCGCCCGGCGCCTGCGACGCCTCGCACTCGAGCGCCAACTCGACGGCCCCCTTCATGTGCACGGGCAGCAGCGCCGTCGTCAGCAGCGGCAGCGGCAAGGTCTACACCAATACGGGCCTGAGCGCCACCAAGCTCGCCACCGCCCTCAATTCGCGCTTCGACGTGTACGGCGGCGCGTCCGTATGCGATCCTGTGACGGCGCCGCCCGACGTCAACATCAAGGAATATCCGTGCAAGGGCAGCTCGCCCTGCGTCGCCAGCGCCGCCAACTCGCCGCCCACCAACTGGATGGAGCCGGGCGCCAGCAACCTGCCCAGCGTACAGTCGGTGGCGCTGAATGCCGCGAAAAAACCCAATTACCAGCTGCCCTCCGCCGGCCCGGTGCCGGCGCCTTCGGCCACATTCGCCCAGTTCGCCGGCTACGGCGTGCTGTGGTCCTACGGTCCGGCCTACCAGGCCAACGGCGCCACCCCGGCCAAGGCCGGCACGCCCTACACGGTGCAGAACGCCAACGCCAACCCCATGTACAGCACGGCCAAGGCGAATTACTTCGACACCGGCACCTACCCGGCCAGCGCCGATGCATCGTTCCCCGTCGGGACACCGCCATCGCCCTACAACCAGAGCAGCGGCCCCACGTTTCAGGCCCCCTCGGCCAGCCATCCCGGACAGCGCAACCGCCGCATCCTGAACGTGGTGCTGGTCGATTGCCGCACCGCGCCCGTAGGCCCGGCATCGTGCGGCGCCATGGACGCGGTGGGCATCGGCAAATTCTTCATGACGACGAAGGCCGATTTCAGCGGCGGCGCGCGCCTCGACGTCGAGTTCGCGGGCTTGATCGAACCCGTGCCCAATTCCGAAATCAAGCTTTACAAGTGA